TGGCGGTGCTGATACTGCCGTGGAATCTCTACAACAGCCCGCTGGTGATTGTGTACTTCCTTTCTGGCCTGGGCGCGCTGCTGGGGCCGTTGTACGGGGTGATCATGGTCGATTACTGGCTGATCCGTAAAAGCCGGGTGGACGTGCCGCAGCTGTATAGCGAAGACCCCAATGGCGTTTATTACTACAGCCGGGGGGTGAATATGCGCGCCGTGGCGGCGTTTATTCCTGCCGCAGTGATCGCGATCCTGCTGGCGCTGTTGCCAGGGTTTGCCAGCGTTTCACCGTTTTCCTGGCTGTTCGGCGCCGGCATCGCAGGGTTGCTGTACCTGCTGATCGCCAAGCGTCAGCCGGTTTACGCCGATGTCAGCGGCGAAAGCATTGCCGTCGATAACGTCAGTCATTGAATAGGGACATTTCATGCGCATCCTCGTCGTCAACGTCAACACCACTGAATCGATCACCGACACCATCGCTCAGCAAGCGCGGGCCGTGGCGTCACCGGGCACCGAGATAGTCGGCCTCACGCCCTACTTCGGCGCCGAGTCAGTGGAGGGCAATTTTGAAAGTTACCTGGCGGCCATCGCCGTCATGGACCGGGTCATGGCCTACGACCAGCCGTTTGATGCGGTGATCCAGGCCGGCTATGGCGAGCATGGCCGTGAAGGCTTGCAGGAATTACTCAATGTGCCGGTGGTTGATATCACCGAAGCGGCGGCCAGCACCGCGATGTTCCTGGGGCATGCCTACTCGGTGGTCACAACCCTGGACCGCACCGTGCCACTGATTGAAGACCGACTGAAACTCGCCGGCCTGTACCAGCGCTGTGCTTCGGTGCGCGCCAGCGGCATGGCGGTGCTGGAGCTGGAAGCAGACCCGCTGGCCGCTATGGAGGCCATTGTGCAGCAGGCGGAACTGGCGATTCACGACGACAAGGCCGAAGTGATCTGCCTGGGCTGCGGCGGCATGGCCGGGCTGGATGAGCAGATTCGCAAACGCACCGGAGTGCCGGTGGTGGACGGGGTGACGGCGGCGGTGATGGTTGCCGAATCGTTGGTGAGGTTGGGGTTGTCGACATCCAAAGTCAGGACGTATGCGCAGCCAAGACCCAAGAAGATCATTGGTTGGCCCGGCAAGTTCGGCCACTGAAGATCAAATGTGGGAGGGGGCTTGCTCCCGATAGCGGTGTATCAGCCAGCTTATCTATAGCTGGCCCACCGCAATCGGGAGCAAGCCCCCTCCCACATTTTGATCACAAGGTTTTAGATTGCGCTGAATCTTTGGCCTAACTGCTGCTCGGCAAACTGCTCGATGATGAAATCCACAAACGCCCGAGTCTTGCCTGGCAGCAGTTTATGTTCGGCGTAGTAGATGCAAATATTGCCGTCGTTCACATACCAATCCGGCAATACCCGCAGCAACTTGCCGCTCGCCAGCCAGGGTACGGCAAACGGCATGCTCACCAGTGCAATGCCCAGGCCCTGTTCGGCGCAGATGCAGGCGGCCTGCGAGTCGCTCATGGTCATGCGCGGCTTGAGACTCAGCGGGCCGTGCTCGCCATTGCGATGAGTCAGTTGCCAGGAGCGCACTCGCCCGGTTTGCGGTGAGCGAATCAGGATGCCGTCGCAGTGCTCCAGGTCTTCTGGCTGCAACACCGCTGGGCGTGCCGCCAAATAGTCAGGCTATGCCACCAACACGCGGTGAGCCGGCGTCAGCTTGCGTGCCACGACGCCTTGGGGCAGCTCAAAGCCGCCGCCAAGGGCCGCGTCGAAGCCCTGGCCAATCAGATCGACCTGGCGATTGTCGAAATGCCAATCCGGGCTGATATCGGGGTAGCGTTTCAGAAACTCCCCCAGCAGCGGCACGATATACATACAGCCGACCACCGTGCCCATGCTGACCTTGAGCGTGCCCACCGGTCGCCCTTCGGCGCTGGCCAGGTTGGCCACGGCATTCTGGATAGTGGTGAGGCTGGCGCTGACCTCTTCCAGAAATAACTTGCCGGCTTCAGTCAACGTAAGCCGCCGAGTGCTGCGCTGAAACAGCCGCACACCCAGGCGCGCTTCCAGTTTGGCGACACTTTAGCCTACGGCTGCGGGCGTCAGGCTCAAGTGCCGGGCCGCCTCGGCAAAGCTGCCACCCTCGGCGCTGCGCACGAAGCATTCGATACTGCCAAAGCTCTCCATATCGGCCACTCTAAACTTTTGGTTTACACAGACTATAGCAATCACGGTCTACCGGCGTGCCGGAGGCAGGTCGATACTCAGCCCATCAACTACTTGGAGATCGACATGACCACACAAAACCTCACCGGCAAAGTCGCCCTGATTCAAGGCGGTTCCCGCGGCATCGGTGCCGCCATCGTCAAGCGCCTCGCCGCGCAGGGTGCAGCTGTCGCCTTTACCTACGTCAGCTCGGCCGCCAAGGCCCAGGCCTTGCAACACGACGTGATCAACGAAGGCGGCAAAGCCCTGGCGATTCAAGCCGACAGCGCCGATGCCACGGCAATTCGCAATGCCGTCAACGCCACGGTCGATGCGTTTGGGCGCCTGGATATCCTGGTGAACAACGCAGGCGTGCTGGCCATCGCGCCGCTGGAAGACTTCAAGCTGGAGGACTTCGACCAGACCCTGGCAATCAACGTGCGCAGCGTATTTATCGCCACCCAGGAAGCCGCCAGGCACATGGGCGAAGGTGGCCGTGTGATCAATATCGGCAGCACCAACGCCGAGCGTATGCCATTTGGCGGTGGCGGGCCTTATGCGATGAGCAAGGCTGCGCTGGTAGGGTTGACCAAGGGTTTGGCGCGGGATCTGGGGCCACGGGGTATCACCATCAACAACGTGCAGCCCGGGCCGGTGGATACCGATATGAACCCGGCGAACAGTGAGTTTGCCGAAAGCTTGATCGGGTTGATGGCGGTGGGCAGGTATGGGCACGTGGAGGAGATTGCCAGCTTTGTGGCGTATCTGGCCGGGCCGGAAGCCGGGTATATCACGGGCGCCAGCCTGACCATCGATGGTGGTTTCAGCGCATAACCCAATGTGGGAGGGGGCTTGCTCCCTCCCACATTTTGCCCTGTGTTGGGTCAGGACATAGGTGGCAAACCATAGGCCGCCAGATCAAAATCCGCGAGCTTGCGGATAATCTGGTCGGCATGTTGGTACTTGCTGTCCGCCATGGCCTCATCGGGCACGGCGATGGCGGTCATGTTGGCAGCCTTCGCCGCAGTCACGCCGAACGGCGAATCTTCGAACACCAGGCAATCCTCAGGCGCCACACCCAGACGGCGCGCAGCCGTGAGGAAGATATCCGGCGCCGGCTTGGCCGCACCGACTTCCGGGTCGTCGGCAGTGACGATGGTGTCGAACAGGCCAAACCATTCGCGGTGCAAGGTGGTCTTGTGGCCAAACGAGTTACGCGATGAACTGGTGCCCACCGCAATTGGGATATTGTGCGCCTTCAAGTGCCGCACCAACGCCTCGGCGCCCGGCATACCCAGGGCCTTGGGAAAGCGCTCGCTCATCAACGGCTCGCGAATTTCCAGAAACTCGGCGGGCGTGATCGGTAACTCCAGCGCCTTGACCACGTAATCGGCCAGATCCTGAGCGCCTCGCCCGATGATGTGCTGCTTGATCCCCCAGTCATAGGTACGGCCATAGCGCTCGGCGATGATCTGCGTGACTTCGGTGTAGATGCCTTCGGTATCCAGCAACAACCCGTCCATATCGAAAATCACGGCTTTGATCGGGACAGCGGTACGCGGTGCATTCATCACGACACAACCTTGGGGCAAGGACTAAATGGATTCAGCACAATAACGGCCACCCTTGCCGGCGAGCAACCCTTTAGACTGTTTGCCCCTCCATTCGAAGTGCCCACAATGCTCTACCGACTCGTCGCCGACGGCCTCGTGCTGTTTCACCTGACCTTTATCCTGTTCGTACTGTTCGGTGGCCTGCTCGCCCTGAAATGGCCCAGGGTAATGTGGCTGCACTTGCCCGCCGTGGCCTGGGGGATCGCGGTAGAGGTGCTGCACCTGCCCTGCCCGCTCACCCGCTGGGAAAACCTGTTTCGTCACCTGGCCGGGCAGGACGGTTATGGCGGCGGGTTTATCGAGCACTACATCCTGACGCTGATCTACCCCGCCGGGCTGACGGCGAATATTCAACTGCTGCTGGGGGCGGTGGTGATATTGATCAACGCCGTGGTGTATGGACGGTTGATCCGGAGTTTGCTGGCACGCAGAAGCGCATAACCTTCAGACCCGAGCTTGATCGCCTGGGCGCACGCACAAGCCTGAACATGAAACCTGGGCAGATTGTTTTCAATCTGCCAACCGAGCGCTTAAAGTGTCGCCCCCTCGGGAATTGAATCTTGAGGTTGAGTCCATGGAGTTTCAAGTGAAATACGTCATTAAAGCAGTTGCAGCAGCCGTTCTTGGTTTCACCCTGGCAGGTTGCACCGGCACCGCCATGAAAACCCCGCAATACGACGCCAGCCAATACACCGTCATCGGCCACAGCGAAGCCAGCGCCACCGGCATCATGCTGCTGGGCATCATCCCAATCGGCCAGAACAACCGTTTCGTACGCGCCCAGAATGCAGCCATCAAAGCCAAGGGCGGCGACGCGCTGATCAACACCCAAGTGCAAGAAAAGTGGTTCTGGGCCTGGGTATTGAACGGCTACACCACCAAGATTTCCGGTGATGTGATCAAGCTGAAAACCGCGCAATAAAGTATGAAACTGCCAGGGCGCTGACCCCGGCAAGCGACGTATCATGGGCCTGACCTTCGAGGATGGCCCATGAACCTCAGCATCATTTACGCCCTCGTAGCCGCCGCCCTGTTCGGCGCCAGCACTCCGCTCGCCAAAAGCCTCGGCCTGGGCCTCTCACCTATATTGCTGGCCGGCCTGCTTTACCTGGGCAGCGGCATTGGCCTTGCCGGCGTACGCCTGATCCGTGATCGCGGCTGGAAACCCACCGGGTTGACCCCATCGCAATGGCCCTGGCTGCTCGGCGCCATCGCCTTCGGCGGCATCCTCGGCCCCGTCGCCCTCATGTTCGGCCTGATTCGCACCGCCGGCGCCACCGCCTCGTTGATGCTCAACCTCGAATCAGTGCTCACCGCCGTGATCGCCTGGGTCGTATTCAGAGAAAACGCAGATCGGCGCATCGTGCTCGGCATGGTCGCCATTGTGCTGGGCGGCGTGGTGTTGTCATGGACGGGCGCCGGCGGCGGCGGCCAGGACTGGACCGGGCCGCTCGCCATTGCGCTGGCGTGTTTGTGCTGGGGGATAGATAACAACCTGACGCGCAAGGTGTCGGCGTCTGACGCGCTCTTTATCGCCGGTGCCAAAGGTTTGATTGCGGGGCTGGTGAATTGCGGTTTGGCGCTTTACCTCGGGGCGCGGATTCCGGGCGTGGCGCAATTGGCGCCGATCCTGGTGGTGGGGTTCCTCGGCTATGGCATCAGCCTGGTGATGTTCGTGCTGGCGCTACGTGGGCTGGGCAGTGCGCGCACCGGGGCTTATTTCTCCACGGCACCCTTCCTCGGTGCCGCAGTGGCGCTGCTGGTATTTGGCGAGTCGGTGACCGTAGCGTTCTGGATTGCCTCGGCGCTGATGGCCGTAGGCGTGTGGCTGCACCTGACGGAGCGACATGCCCATGAGCATGTGCATGAGGCAACGGAACATGGGCATTGGCATGTGCATGATGAGCATCATCAGCATGAGCATGGGTTTGAGTGGGATCCGGCGCAGCCTCATAGCCATGTGCATGTGCATGCGGTGATGAAGCACAGCCATGCGCATTTTCCGGATGTGCATCATCGGCATAGGCATTGAACGCGGATGCTGGTGGCTTTGGGCAACGTCCTACGCTCCATTCAGAAGCGACAGGCTGCCTTTTTAAAATCGCCACACCTATAGTCTTTCGGTCGCTCACATAGCGACCGGGTTTGGCGACTCGATGACAAGGCGGAACGTAGACGACGTTATTTTCGAGCAACTGACGTTTTTTGACGGCTTAGCGTGAAAAGGCCTCGTTGTATTTATATTTGTCTTGTGGAATCACTCATGAACCAATACATGGCCCTCACCAGCAACGACAGCGCCACACCTGCCCTTTTTGTCGACACCACCGTGCCACTGGAAATACTTCTCGATGCTGCGACCTATCGACTTCGTGCCGTTGCACAAGTCCTTGAGAACCTCGCACTACGCAGTGAGATCAGTAGTGATGCGGTTGTACTCAGTGATTTTGCGTTGCTTTGTTCAATCCCTTTGCGCGACGGCTGCGATTTGCTGGACGTCATAGGAAGGCGAATGGATATGCCAAGCGCATGACCTGATAAAGCTGGACTTTCAAACCCCAGAAATCACAAAACCCCTGGTTTCTCTCGAAACCAGGGGTTTTGTTTACATCGAATTTGGCGGTGAAGGAGAGATTCGAACTCTCGATACAATTTCTTGTATACACACTTTCCAGGCGTGCTCCTTAAGCCACTCGGACACTTCACCGTATCTCGGCAAACCAGTTCAGTCTGTCGAGGCGCGCTAATGTAGTCGAAAGCCTTTCTGATGGCAAAGGTTTTTTTCAGAATTTTCATGCGGTTAGACGGTTATGCCGTGGCGCGCCTGATAACGGGCGGTGTTTCTGCCATTCTTGGGCAGGCCCGGCACCAGTTTTGCGGGACTGCTGCGCTGTGCCGCGGGGCGTCTACCCTTGGGGATTGAGGAAAAGCCTGACCGGGTAGTCAGTCACGGCGCTTTACCCAGGCGGGCGCGGTGGGTAACGTCTGCTGCATTCTCTCTATAACAAGCCCTACAAGGAACCGCGTCATGAGTGAGTTGATTGCCTACCATTTCGAAGACGGTATCGCGACCCTGACCTTGAGCAACGGCAAGGTCAATGCCATTTCTCCGGCGGTGGTCAGCGAATTCAACGCTGCGCTGGATCAGGCCGAGAAAGATCGGGCAGTGGTGATCATCACGGGTACGCCGGGAATTTTGTCGGGTGGCTATGATTTGAAGGTGATGACCGCCGGCCCTAAAGAGGCGATCAGCCTGGTGACGTCGGGCTCGACCCTGGCGCGGCGTTTGTTGGCGCATCCGTTCCCGGTGATCGTGGCGTGCCCTGGGCATGCGGTGGCCAAGGGCGCGTTTTTATTGTTGTCGGCGGATTATCGCATTGGCGTGGAAGGCCCGTTCAGCATTGGTCTGAATGAAGTGGCAATCGGCATGACCATGCATCACGCTGGTATCGAGCTGGCGCGGGATCGTCTGCGCAAGTCGGCATTTCATCGGTCGGTGATCAATGCCGAAATGTTTGATCCGCAAGGCGCCTTGCAAGCAGGCTTCCTCGATAAGGTCGTGGCACCGGAAGAATTGCACGCGGCAGCCCTGGAGGCGGCGCGGCAGTTGAAGAAGATCAACATGAACGCTCACAAGCACACCAAGTTAAAAGTGCGCCGGGCGCTGCTGGAGGCTCTGCACGAAGCAATCATCCAGGATCAAGGCCATAACCTGAGTTAACTCCTACGCCTGCTTTATCAAAGCCCGATCTAGTATCGGGCTTTTTCTTACAAATAAACCCGAAACATCTGTAGCCGCTCTGGGCAGCCGCTACTGGCATGCGTAGAAACATACGCTTAAACATCGCCTATCTCCTACATCTGTGGGGCAATTGCCGAATACAGTGCACATCCGTACACTGCGCCACCTTTTGTTCCGGTGGGCCGTTTCGATGCTTTTTCTGTTACGTATGTTGTTGATGGGCCTGCACTTTATGATCGCCGGGGTATTGGGCGTACTTTTAGGGGTATGCCGGCCATTCAATCCGGACAACAGCCGCCTCTGCGCCCGCCTTTACGCATTGCCAGCCATGTGGATCTTGCGCCTGAAGGTGAAGACGGATGTCGACTCGCTGCGCAACAAGCCCGGCACCTGTGTGGTGATCGCCAACCACCAGTCCAACTACGACCTGTTTGTACTTGGCAATGTAGTGCCGCACCGCACCGTATGTATCGCCAAGAAAAGTCTGAAATGGGTGCCGCTGTTCGGCCAGTTGTTCTGGCTGGCGGGCAATGTGCTGATCGACCGCGGCAATGCGCACAAGGCCCGACGCGCCATGCTCACCACCACCCAGACCTTGCAACACAAGGACACATCGATCTGGGTGTTCCCGGAGGGTACGCGCAACCTGGGTAAAGGGCTGTTGCCGTTCAAGAAAGGTGCGTTTCATATGGCGATTGCGGCCGGCGTGCCTATCGTGCAGGTGTGTGTCAGCAATTATGTAACGCAGATGCAGCTCAACCGCTGGAACAGCGGGGAATTGCTGATACGGTCGTTGCCGCCGATTCCTACCACTGGCATGACGGTAGATGACATCCCTCAATTGATGCTGGACTGTCACGCGCAAATGACCGCATGCATTGAAACAATGGACCGTGAACTTGCAGGAGCGAGCTTGCTCACGAAAACCGTGTAAGCGACGCGAGTCATCTGATAGCGCTGCGTCATCGTTGATGATCTTCGCGAGCAAGCTCGCTCCTGCAAGGGAATGGGCAATGTCAGTCAGCAACAACGGAACGCCATTCAGGCTAAGCTGCCCAACATCTGTCCTCTTATAAGAAGTGATCAGCACCATGGGTAGAGTTGTTGCGGCGGCCGTCTACAGCGCCGGAAAAAAAGTCTCGGATATCACCCTCGATGAAGGCGCGGCCTGGGCAGCCAAGCCCGGTCACTTTGTGTGGATCGGCCTGGAAGAGCCCAGCGCCCAGGAATTGAACAACCTGCAACACCAGTTCAACCTGCATGAACTGGCGATTGAAGACGCCATGGAAAAACACAGCCGCCCGAAGCTGGAAACCTTCGGCGATGCGCTGTTTATCGTCACCTACTCACCGGTGCGCGAGAACGGCAAGCTGGAGTTTATCGAAACCCATATTTTTGCCGGCAACGGCTACATCATCACCGCACGCAACGGTCACTCGGCGTCCTACGGTTTTGTGCGCCAACGCTGTGAGGCGCGGCCGCTGTTGCTGGAGCATGGGGAAGATTTCGTACTCTATGCGCTGCTGGATTTTGTCACCGAAAACTACCAGCCGGTCAGCGAAGCGATCCACGCCGAGATCGATGAGCTGGAGCGCAACGTATTGTGCAGTTCGCTCAATGAGCGCGATATCCAGCACCTCCACGGCCTGCGTCGTGACGTGCTGCGGCTCAAGCGTCATGTGGCGCCGATGGTGGAAATCAGCCAGGAGTTGCAGAAGTTGAGCTTCCCGTTTATCGACAAGAACATGCGCCCGTATTTCCGCGATGTGCAAATCCACGTGACGCGGCAGATGGAAGACCTCACCACCCTGCGCGACATTGCCAGCCAGACCATCGAGATCGGTGTGTTGCTGGAGGCGTCGCGCCAGAGCGTGGTGCAGCGCAAGTTCGCCGCGTGGGCGGCGATCCTGGCGTTCCCCACGGCGGTGGCGGGGATTTACGGGATGAACTTTCAGAACATGCCCGAGCTGCAATGGCACTACGGCTATTTTGCGGTGCTCGGTTTTATCGCGTTGGGCTGTGGGGGTTTATGGGCCAGCTTCAAGCGTTCAGGCTGGCTTTAGGCCGCGGTATCCGGCTTGTGCGCGACAAAGCGCATCATCCACTCCGCCACGGTTGCGCCGTGGTGGTCGCGGTCCAGGCTGGCAACGCCGTTGGTGTAGACCTGTTCCCCCAGGGTTGTTTGAAGAATCTCCAACAACTCGCGGGAATAGTCCTGGACAAATTCGGGGTGCCCCTGAAAGCACAACACCTGGTCACCGATGTGGTAAGCGGCAATCGGGCAAAACTCACTGGAGGCAATGACCGTGGCATTTTCCGGCAAGGTAGTGACCTGATCCTGATGGCTGATCAATAGCGTCAGTTCCGGCACCTGGGGGCTCATCCATGGGGCCTTGGCATCCAGCTTGTAATCATGGATGCCCATTCCCCAGCCTTGGCTCGCGCGTTCAGTCTTGCCACCGAGCAGCAATGCCAGGAGTTGATGACCGAAGCAGATACCCAG
This genomic stretch from Pseudomonas synxantha BG33R harbors:
- a CDS encoding aspartate/glutamate racemase family protein, producing the protein MRILVVNVNTTESITDTIAQQARAVASPGTEIVGLTPYFGAESVEGNFESYLAAIAVMDRVMAYDQPFDAVIQAGYGEHGREGLQELLNVPVVDITEAAASTAMFLGHAYSVVTTLDRTVPLIEDRLKLAGLYQRCASVRASGMAVLELEADPLAAMEAIVQQAELAIHDDKAEVICLGCGGMAGLDEQIRKRTGVPVVDGVTAAVMVAESLVRLGLSTSKVRTYAQPRPKKIIGWPGKFGH
- a CDS encoding 3-oxoacyl-ACP reductase family protein, with translation MTTQNLTGKVALIQGGSRGIGAAIVKRLAAQGAAVAFTYVSSAAKAQALQHDVINEGGKALAIQADSADATAIRNAVNATVDAFGRLDILVNNAGVLAIAPLEDFKLEDFDQTLAINVRSVFIATQEAARHMGEGGRVINIGSTNAERMPFGGGGPYAMSKAALVGLTKGLARDLGPRGITINNVQPGPVDTDMNPANSEFAESLIGLMAVGRYGHVEEIASFVAYLAGPEAGYITGASLTIDGGFSA
- a CDS encoding HAD-IA family hydrolase; translated protein: MNAPRTAVPIKAVIFDMDGLLLDTEGIYTEVTQIIAERYGRTYDWGIKQHIIGRGAQDLADYVVKALELPITPAEFLEIREPLMSERFPKALGMPGAEALVRHLKAHNIPIAVGTSSSRNSFGHKTTLHREWFGLFDTIVTADDPEVGAAKPAPDIFLTAARRLGVAPEDCLVFEDSPFGVTAAKAANMTAIAVPDEAMADSKYQHADQIIRKLADFDLAAYGLPPMS
- a CDS encoding DUF2784 domain-containing protein; the encoded protein is MLYRLVADGLVLFHLTFILFVLFGGLLALKWPRVMWLHLPAVAWGIAVEVLHLPCPLTRWENLFRHLAGQDGYGGGFIEHYILTLIYPAGLTANIQLLLGAVVILINAVVYGRLIRSLLARRSA
- a CDS encoding DMT family transporter; the encoded protein is MNLSIIYALVAAALFGASTPLAKSLGLGLSPILLAGLLYLGSGIGLAGVRLIRDRGWKPTGLTPSQWPWLLGAIAFGGILGPVALMFGLIRTAGATASLMLNLESVLTAVIAWVVFRENADRRIVLGMVAIVLGGVVLSWTGAGGGGQDWTGPLAIALACLCWGIDNNLTRKVSASDALFIAGAKGLIAGLVNCGLALYLGARIPGVAQLAPILVVGFLGYGISLVMFVLALRGLGSARTGAYFSTAPFLGAAVALLVFGESVTVAFWIASALMAVGVWLHLTERHAHEHVHEATEHGHWHVHDEHHQHEHGFEWDPAQPHSHVHVHAVMKHSHAHFPDVHHRHRH
- a CDS encoding crotonase/enoyl-CoA hydratase family protein translates to MSELIAYHFEDGIATLTLSNGKVNAISPAVVSEFNAALDQAEKDRAVVIITGTPGILSGGYDLKVMTAGPKEAISLVTSGSTLARRLLAHPFPVIVACPGHAVAKGAFLLLSADYRIGVEGPFSIGLNEVAIGMTMHHAGIELARDRLRKSAFHRSVINAEMFDPQGALQAGFLDKVVAPEELHAAALEAARQLKKINMNAHKHTKLKVRRALLEALHEAIIQDQGHNLS
- a CDS encoding 1-acylglycerol-3-phosphate O-acyltransferase, whose amino-acid sequence is MLFLLRMLLMGLHFMIAGVLGVLLGVCRPFNPDNSRLCARLYALPAMWILRLKVKTDVDSLRNKPGTCVVIANHQSNYDLFVLGNVVPHRTVCIAKKSLKWVPLFGQLFWLAGNVLIDRGNAHKARRAMLTTTQTLQHKDTSIWVFPEGTRNLGKGLLPFKKGAFHMAIAAGVPIVQVCVSNYVTQMQLNRWNSGELLIRSLPPIPTTGMTVDDIPQLMLDCHAQMTACIETMDRELAGASLLTKTV
- a CDS encoding magnesium and cobalt transport protein CorA, whose amino-acid sequence is MGRVVAAAVYSAGKKVSDITLDEGAAWAAKPGHFVWIGLEEPSAQELNNLQHQFNLHELAIEDAMEKHSRPKLETFGDALFIVTYSPVRENGKLEFIETHIFAGNGYIITARNGHSASYGFVRQRCEARPLLLEHGEDFVLYALLDFVTENYQPVSEAIHAEIDELERNVLCSSLNERDIQHLHGLRRDVLRLKRHVAPMVEISQELQKLSFPFIDKNMRPYFRDVQIHVTRQMEDLTTLRDIASQTIEIGVLLEASRQSVVQRKFAAWAAILAFPTAVAGIYGMNFQNMPELQWHYGYFAVLGFIALGCGGLWASFKRSGWL
- a CDS encoding amidotransferase, with product MSLRVCILETDILRPGLIDQYQGYGQMFKRLFAKQPIAAEFVVYNVVQGEYPPDDEVFDAYLITGSKADSFGTDPWIQTLKTYVLKRYERGDKLLGICFGHQLLALLLGGKTERASQGWGMGIHDYKLDAKAPWMSPQVPELTLLISHQDQVTTLPENATVIASSEFCPIAAYHIGDQVLCFQGHPEFVQDYSRELLEILQTTLGEQVYTNGVASLDRDHHGATVAEWMMRFVAHKPDTAA